The Quercus robur chromosome 7, dhQueRobu3.1, whole genome shotgun sequence genome has a segment encoding these proteins:
- the LOC126691444 gene encoding uncharacterized protein LOC126691444, protein MSVLVWNCRGLGNPQTIRELGNLVRAQDPAVVFLAETWLTEDRLKFLLRNFVCDQKFVVSKISQGGGLALLWRSDFDVKVVSSSINHIDAVINSGKENSWRFTGFYGNPETHKHHESWAVLKNLNRNSSFPWLCSGDFNEILRSHEKKGGRARPEVQMRDFRDTLDECGFADLGFSGQKFTWCKRLAGGVMVWERLDRAVANQEWISMFPGYSVELRELLIKEEKLWQQRSKLHWLKEGDQNTRYFHGKASQRYRKNCIKRLRNKNGEWVDGEDQIAQLFIDYYSELFTTSNPSHLEEVLENIPQVVSDSMNADLVKPFVKKEVDVALKQMAPLKAPGPDDMPPIFYQHYWDSIGDDVSCAVLSCLNSGSIPASLNHTHITLIPKIKNPESVSDFRPISLCNILYKLISKVLANRLKTLLPYVVSESQSAFQSDKAISDNILVAFETLHHMKIKKTGKEGFMAMKLDMSKAYDRVEWIFLEKLMRKMGFHERWVDMVMATIKSVSYSFLINGFPRGFIKPTRGIRQGDPLSPYLFLLCSEGFNGLLNKAVARGDLRGFSLCKNGPQISHLFFADDSLIFCRARMGDVQAIQVALSLYERASGQKINGSKTNLFFGKSVLESTKLDLMNYLGVPEVKEYEKYLGLPAMVGRKKKESFIYIKERIWGKLQGWKEKLLSQAGREVLLKAIVQAIPSFAMSCFLLPVNLCHEIEVMIKKIFWGQRGERRKIHWKNWESLCMPKNEGGMGFKELRKFNEAMLAKQVWRLVHDQKSLFYRDFKAKFFPSGDIFSAHVKTGSYAWRSILKARYIIAEGARYRVGNGQSVRIYNDCWLPGDGSGKVISPPSLLSAESRVSDIIDADTGWWNVHLLERVFLPFEVQKIKSIPLCLIPQEDMLIWPKTKDGQYSVKLGYQLVCAKELSGSPSGSSNEANRRLWSGLWRMKVPSKVKTFAWRACSESLPTMVNLARRRVVLSSSCTGCNRGPETVFHALWGCEKVKEAWGTNFDELRSATNQNLFFVDLFRLALQNPRGAEGFIMICWSIWNRRNKIRVNEVAAPLEKIPELAQKQLTDFQQFCAKPETKMVARKAIWKPPDAALLKANFDGAVFDDLGAAGIGVVVRNSLGEVLAALSEIIPLPSSIAALETMAARRAALFVRECGFSGVIFEGDSEESISAIKKKNFQHPVVGHLVQDIMSSVKKSVHLL, encoded by the exons ATGAGTGTCCTAGTTTGGAattgtcgtgggcttgggaacccacagACAATTCGAGAGCTCGGGAATTTGGTCCGGGCACAAGATCCTGCGGTTGTGTTCTTGGCCGAGACATGGCTGACAGAAGATAGGCTGAAGTTTCTTTTGCGGAATTTTGTTTGTGATCAGAAGTTTGttgtttcaaaaataagtcaGGGGGGCGGTCTTGCTCTTCTGTGGAGGTCTGATTTTGACGTTAAGGTAGTGTCTTCTTCAATAAATCATATTGATGCTGTGATTAATTCAGGGAAGGAAAACTCTTGGAGGTTTACGGGTTTCTACGGTAATCCCGAGACTCACAAACATCATGAGTCTTGGGCTGTCCTAAAAAATCTGAACCGAAATTCTTCCTTTCCTTGGCTTTGTtcgggtgattttaatgagattttaaGGTCTCATGAAAAGAAAGGTGGTAGAGCAAGACCGGAGGTACAGATGCGGGACTTCCGGGACACATTGGATGAATGTGGTTTTGCCGACTTGGGGTTTAGTGGCCAAAAATTCACTTGGTGTAAAAGGTTGGCAGGAGGTGTTATGGTTTGGGAGCGTCTTGATAGGGCCGTGGCTAATCAAGAATGGATTTCTATGTTTCCGGGATACTCA GTTGAATTAAGGGAACTTCTTATTAAGGAAGAAAAGCTTTGGCAGCAGCGTTCCAAGTTGCATTGGCTTAAAGAAGGGGATCAAAATACACGTTACTTCCATGGTAAAGCTTCTCAGAGGTATAGGAAAAATTGTATCAAACgcttaagaaacaaaaatgggGAGTGGGTTGATGGGGAGGACCAAATTGCTCAATTATTTATTGACTATTACAGTGAGCTTTTCACAACTTCAAATCCTTCTCATTTGGAGGAGGTATTGGAGAATATTCCGCAGGTTGTCTCAGATTCTATGAATGCGGATTTGGTGAAACCTTTTGTTAAGAAAGAGGTGGATGTGGCCCTTAAGCAGATGGCACCTCTGAAAGCGCCAGGCCCGGATGACATGCCCCCCATTTTCTATCAACACTATTGGGACTCCATTGGTGATGACGTGTCTTGTGCTGTTCTTTCCTGCCTTAATTCAGGTTCTATCCCAGCTAGTCTTAATCATACTCATATCACCCTTATCCCCAAGATAAAAAATCCCGAAAGTGTTTCTGATTTTAGGCCTATATCTTTATGTAACATTCTGTATAAGTTAATTTCTAAGGTGTTGGCTAACCGTTTGAAAACTCTGTTGCCATATGTTGTATCTGAATCCCAGAGTGCCTTTCAATCCGATAAGGCTATCTCGGATAATATTTTGGTAGCTTTTGAAACATTACATCATATGAAGATCAAAAAAACGGGGAAGGAGGGGTTTATGGCCATGaaattggatatgagtaaggcttaCGATAGGGTTGAGtggatttttttggagaagttgATGCGAAAGATGGGTTTCCATGAGAGATGGGTTGATATGGTTATGGCTACAATCAAATCCGTGTCTTACTCTTTCTTGATCAATGGGTTCCCCCGAGGATTCATTAAGCCTACTAGGGGGATTCGTCAAGGCGACCCCCTATCCCCTTATCTTTTCTTGTTGTGCTCGGAAGGATTTAATGGGTTGCTCAATAAAGCCGTGGCTAGGGGTGATTTAAGGGGCTTCTCGCTTTGTAAGAATGGCCCACAAATCTCACACTTATTCTTTGCCGATGATAGCTTGATTTTTTGTCGGGCAAGGATGGGTGATGTGCAAGCAATCCAAGTGGCGTTATCCCTATATGAGAGAGCATCcgggcaaaaaataaatggctcaaaaacaaatcttttttttggtaaatctgTCCTTGAGAGCACCAAATTAGATTTGATGAACTACCTAGGGGTGCCGGAGGTAAAGGAGTATGAAAAGTACCTAGGATTGCCGGCTATGGTGGGtaggaagaaaaaggagagttTTATCTATATTAAGGAGAGGATTTGGGGGAAACTtcaagggtggaaggagaaaCTTTTGTCACAAGCCGGTAGGGAGGTGTTATTGAAAGCTATTGTGCAAGCAATCCCATCTTTTGCTATGAGTTGTTTTCTTTTACCGGTGAACCTTTGCCATGAGATTGAggttatgataaaaaaaattttttggggtCAACGTGGTGAGAGAAGAAAGATTCATTGGAAAAATTGGGAGTCTTTGTGTATGCCAAAAAATGAAGGCGGAATGGGTTTCAAGGAACTTAGGAAGTTCAACGAAGCCATGTTAGCTAAGCAAGTTTGGCGGCTGGTTCATGaccaaaaatctctcttttatcGGGATTTTAAGGCAAAGTTTTTTCCTTCGGGGGACATTTTTTCAGCACATGTCAAAACGGGGTCATATGCATGGCGGAGTATCCTTAAGGCACGCTACATAATTGCTGAAGGTGCTAGATATAGAGTGGGGAACGGCCAATCTGTCCGGATTTACAATGATTGTTGGCTGCCTGGTGATGGGTCAGGCAAAGTGATCTCTCCCCCCTCTTTGTTATCTGCTGAGTCGAGAGTTTCAGACATTATAGATGCTGATACGGGTTGGTGGAATGTGCATCTGTTGGAGCGAGTTTTTCTGCCATTTGAGGTGCAGAAAATAAAGTCCATCCCTCTTTGTCTTATCCCACAAGAAGACATGTTGATTTGGCCAAAAACTAAGGATGGCCAGTATTCGGTGAAGCTTGGGTACCAACTGGTGTGTGCCAAGGAGCTCTCTGGTTCACCGTCAGGATCATCAAATGAGGCAAACCGGAGGTTGTGGTCTGGTTTATGGAGAATGAAGGTGCCCAGCAAAGTTAAGACTTTTGCTTGGCGGGCTTGCTCGGAGTCCCTTCCCACGATGGTGAATTTGGCTAGGCGAAGAGTGGTTCTGTCCAGCAGCTGCACGGGGTGTAACAGGGGGCCTGAGACAGTGTTTCATGCTCTATGGGGGTGTGAGAAGGTGAAGGAGGCATGGGGTACTAACTTTGATGAGTTGCGGAGTGCAAcgaatcaaaatttattttttgttgatctttTCAGGTTGGCGCTGCAGAATCCACGTGGAGCTGAAGGTTTCATAATGATCTGTTGGTCTATCTGGAATCGGCGCAACAAAATCCGAGTTAATGAGGTTGCTGCTCCCCTTGAGAAGATTCCGGAGCTGGCACAGAAGCAGCTGACGGATTTTCAACAATTCTGTGCAAAACCAGAAACAAAAATGGTGGCGCGGAAGGCCATCTGGAAGCCTCCTGATGCAGCGCTGCTGAAAGCAAATTTCGACGGAGCGGTTTTCGACGATCTGGGAGCTGCTGGAATTGGTGTGGTGGTGCGTAATTCGCTGGGTGAGGTCTTGGCGGCTCTGTCTGAAATAATTCCCCTGCCTTCATCCATTGCTGCTCTGGAAACTATGGCAGCAAGGCGGGCTGCTCTGTTTGTCCGTGAGTGTGGTTTCAGTGGTGTTATTTTTGAAGGGGATTCAGAAGAGTCTATTTCAgctataaagaagaaaaattttcagcATCCAGTTGTGGGTCATTTAGTTCAAGACATTATGTCTTCAGTCA